ATAGAACCTTTATCGGAGACGGTGCGGCGAAGTGTCAAGCGGTTTCTGGCCCGTGCCCCGCATGGCGTTCGATGCACCGCGCGCGCCTCGGAGGGACGCGCTCCGTCGCGTCCGGGGGGATGCGCAATCCACGCGGCCGTTTGCGTTCGAGCACCGACGTTCGCGCCATGCGCGAACGCGGCCACCCGGAGGGACGCGCTCCGTCGCGTCCGGGGGTGGTGGGGCGGACGCGCCACGTACGAACAAGGACCCGACAGAGTGGGTCCCTCCGATTGCGTGCCGGGGGCGGGCGCCGTGCCACGCATGAACACGCACCCACGCGGAGGGACGCGCTCCGTCGCGTCCGCGGGTGGGGGGATCATGTCCACGCGGGGGCGGACGGAGGTGCCATGCACGACCAAGGACCCGACAGAGCGGGTCCCTCCGATCGCGTCCCGGGGGCGGGCGCCGTGCCACGCATGAACACGCACCCACCCGGAGGGACGCGGGGTTGTGAACAAATTCGGGTCTTGGCGAAAGGCCAGCGAAGCAGGAGCTCGCCGGGGTCGGTCGGAGGAAAAAAGAGAAGGCTGGCGGCCTCCGGGGTTCCCACCGAGCCCCGGCTTGCCACCTCCTTCCAGTCTTTTCGTCTTCGGTTTCGGCCCTCTCTCGCGCCTACGACGCCTTAGCTTCCGCCCGCGGCCGCAAGAAGGGCGAACCACCGCAGCAGGTTGTAGGTGATCACGTTCAGCAACACGATGCACCGCACCTTCGTTCTCCCCCGTAAGACGATCTTCCCGAGCGTCCTCCAGCGCTTGAGGTCCGCGTGCACCCGCTCGCTCACCCGAGCCCGCACGCCGTAGATCGCCCGCCCCTCCGGTGTCCTCATCCTCTCTTTGAGCTGCCGCACCGCTTCGCTGTCCCGAGGCCGCACCTCGTAGGGATCGGGCTTCCCCTTCCTTTTCGGTAAAGCCCCGTAAAGCTCCACACCCCGCGCACTGAGCTCCTCCACGTTCTCCACGCTCGTGTAGCCCGTGTCCACCACATACTGCTCCGGAAGCCTCCCGAACCTCCGCTCAAGCTGCTCCAGCATCGGCACCGCCTCGGCAAAATCCGTCCTCCCCTGACTCACCTCCACCCCCACCACCACCTCGCTCTCCGCGTCCGTCGCCAGCTGGACATTGTAGCCCGGAAGATACGCCCCGCCCGTCTGCCGCATCACGCGCGCCTCGGGGTCCGTCGTCGAGCTGCGTGGCTCCCCCGAGGGCTCCTTCGCCCCCTTCTTGTAACCCTCGCGCTCCCTCTCCAAAGCCCCGAGCTCCTCGAGCGCCCTCGTAAGCCTCCTCTCCCTCTCCTCAAGCGCTCGCCTCTGCGCAGCCTGCTTCCTCCTCGAGAGGCTCCGCCGTGCCGGTGCCTCGAGCTCCCCACGCAGCGCCTCGATCTGTCTGCGTACCTCCGCCCGCAGCTCCTCCACCTTCTTTCTCCTCCGAAACGACCGGTCCCCGGCCGAAGCTCGCACCCGCGTCCCGTCCTGCGCCACCCGCCGAAGCCGCACCAGCCCCTCGGCCATCATCACCGCCAACACCTGCGTGAAAAGCTCCTCGAGCGCCTCCGCGTTCTCGCTCCGAAACGTGCTCAGCGTGTGGTAATTCACCGGTACCCCGCCCCGAAGCCACCGGTAGGCCACGTGCTGCTCCGTCAACCTCTCCAGCTCCCTCGCACTGCCTACCCCCTCCGCCGTCGCATAGAGCCACAGCGCCAAAAGCACCTGCGGATCCGTCGCATCCCGCCCCGCCCAGCTCCCCCGCGCCTTGATCCTCTCGTAAAAGGCCGAAAGGTTCAGCTTCTTCACGACCGCCAACACACTGCGGGCCCGGTGCGTCTGAGGCAGCTCGCCGTCCAGATCCACCACCTCCCACCGAAGCTGGCTCCGCTCCGCTCTCACCACCCGCGGTGCCGCCTTCGCTGCCTCCGCCCGCCGCCGCTCCCGCGCCTCCGCGAGCCTCCGCTTCCTCTCCTCCGCACTCTCCCCGCCCAGAAGCTCCACCTGCTCCATCCCTTCACCTCCCCACCGTAGCTTCCCCTCCCTACCACACTCCGCCCCCAGAGCCGAATCCCTCCAGGGTAAATTTCCGAATTTTTTCACATCCTCCGCGCTCCGTCGCGTCCGGGGGGCGGCGCAATCCACGCGGCCGTTTGCGTTCGAGCACCGACGTTCGCGCCATCCGCGAACACGGCCACCCGGAGGGACGCGCTCCGTCGCGTCCGGGGGTGGGGGGATCATGTCCACGCGGGGGCGGACAGAGGTGCCATGCACGACCAAGGACCCGACAGAGCGGGTCCCTCCGATCGCGTCCCGGGGGCGGGCGCCGTGCCACGCATGAACACGCACCCACCCGGAGGGACGCGCTCCGTCGCGTCCGCGGGTGGTGGGGCGGACGCGCCACGTACGAACAAGGACCCGACAGAGCGGATCCGTCCGATCCGCGTGCCGCCGTGGCGGATCCCGGAGGGACGCGCTCGGTCGCGTCCGGGGGGATGCGGGTACGGTCGTTCGTGTTCGGCCAGGGAGGGCGGTACCAAACATGACCGCGGCCCCGACAGAGCGTGGCCCTCCGAACCCTCTCGTCGTCACGAGGCGGGTTTTTCGCCCCGAGCCGCTGCTTCCGCCAGCGAGTCGAGAACCTTCCCCACGTCGCCGACCTCGAAGCCGTAAGCCCAGGCCAGGACCACGACGGGATGAAGCGGTTCGAGCCCCGTGGCCTGCCGAATCTGCGTTCCCGCGAGGGCGCAGTCCGTGCAAGCGGCCGTGCACTTCTCCCCCGCCGCCGCCCGGAGCTCGTCGAAAAGCTTCCGCCCCCAGTGGAGCGAATCTTCGAAGTGCTCGACCTGCATGCTCCAGGTACCGTCGTGTCCCGAGCATTCCTGGATCGCGACGACCTCCTCAGCGACGAGTCCCAGGAGGTCGCGAGCCCGGAAACCCACGTTCTGGGCCCGCAAGTGGCACGGCACGTGGTACGGAATCTTGTCGAGCTTCCTGCGAAAGTCCCTCTTGAGGCGGCCTTCCCGCGCGATCCGGTAAAGGTAAAGGCAGAGATCGTGCGTGTGTCCCGCGATCCGGTCCGCCTTCTCGCCTCCGAGGAGCTGCGGGTATTCTTCGCGGAGCACGAGACTGCAGCTCGGCGACGGCACTACCACCTCGTAACCGCGTTCCACCCACTCCGAAAGAGCTTCGAGATTATGCCGGCCATAATCGGCCGCCCGCTCGAGGTCCCCTCCTTCGATCACGGGCATACCGCAGCAAACTTGACCGGGCGGGTAAACGACTTCCACGCCGTTGTGCTCGAGCACGCGGACGGCGGCTCGCCCGCAAGCGGGATCGTGGTAATTGACCAGACAGGTGGCGAAAAAGACCACCCGGAGCGGCGTGGGCGTCTCGATCCCTTCCCGCAGTGGTGCAGGCTCCTCCGGTCGCGACCCACCCCGGCGCTTCCACCATCGCTCGAACGTCTCGCCGTGGAAGCGGGGCAGGTCCTTTTTGCGGTGGATGCCGAGTGTCTTTTCCATCGCCAGACGTACGACCGGATTCGAAAGGCTGCGCCTCGCGAGACCGGGGGCCAGACTCCCGAGAGTGCCGAGAAGTTTGGTGTTGCGCACGAGACGGCTGCGGAGCGGAATCCCTCGCTCCCTCGCCCGCACCGCCTTCCAGCGCAGGAGGAGTCTCGGGAAATCCACGGCGTATTCGTGCGGTGGCGTGTAAGGGCAGTTCGGGTAGCAAAGCTTGCACTGGAAGCACAGGTCCACGACCCGGTCGATCTGCTCGTCGGTGAGATCCCTGGCATGCCCCTGGAGTTCCGGAAGCTCGTCGCCGAACCCTTCCGCGCGTTCTCCATCGTGCTCGCGCGGCCCCTGCCGGGCGGCTTCCTCGCGCTTTTTCTCCGCGGCTTCGACGATTTCCGGGTGGGCTTCGAGATACTCCTTGCGGCGCCGCTCGGTGACCGCGTCGATCTCCTCGAACATGAGAGGAAACGAGCCGCAAAACTTGAAGCAGAGCCGGCAGCCGTGACAGATGTCGAAGACCCGGTCGATCTCCGCGCGGAGGTCCTGCCGATCCCAGAACTTCTCTTCTTGGATCCTGAGGCCCAGCGATTCCGCCATACCGCCAGGATTTATACCCACCCTTCACGCCGGGCAACGGAACCGCCAGGCTTTCGTGCCGGCCCGCCGGAGGGACGCGCTCCGTCGCGTCCGGGGGGTGGGGGACGGACGTGCCACGCATGAACACGGCCACGACAGAGCGTGGCCCTCCGATCGCGTCCAGGGGGCGGGGGAATCGACGCCGCCGTTTCGCCTTCCAGGATCGACGTCCACGGCATCGGCGAACACGGCCCGCCGGAGGGACGCGCTCCGTCGCGTCCCGGGGGGCGGGGATCGGCATGACCGCTCGCGTCCGAGATGGCGATTCGTACGATCCACCACCACGGCCACGACAGAGCGTGGCCCTCCGATCTGTCGGGCGAAACGTCGCCTCCGGAGGGACGCGCTCCGTCGCGTCCCGGGGGGGCGGGGGAATCGGCATGACCGCTCGCGTCCGAGATGGCGATTCGTACGATCCACCACCACGGCCACGACAGAGCGTGGCCCTCCGACGCACAAAGAAGGCGATCGTGTCATTCGAACGGCAGCCAGTCTCCGATGCCGGGCAGGACGTCGTCGTAGAAAAGGTCGACGATGCCGACGAACGCCCAGTCGAACTCGTCGCGGGCCGTCTCGTCGAGGGGGAGCTGGACTCCCACACCGAGTTCGAGGAAGCGGTCGAGGTACACGAGGCCCAGCGTGGTCCGCGCTTCCGTGCCCCGTCCTGCGCCTTGAAGGTCCGTCTCGAAGTGGAATTCGGCGACGGGAAGGAGTCGGTCGAGCGGCACGGGTACCGGCACCTCTCCCACCTCGCGAAGATAGGGCAAGCTGTAAAGAAAAAGCACGTCGTAACCGAGCGTGTCTCTCTCCTCCCGGCGGCTCACCGGGACTTCCAACGTCAAGTCCCCCATAAGCGCGAGCGGCCGGAGAAACCAGAACCCCTCCGGAAGGTCCCCGAAACCCCGGGCGAGCAGGAGAGCCGGTTCGAGGACGACGTGGGACTCGCTCCCCACGTCCTCGTCGCCGGTCGGCACCTCCATCTCGAGTGCAAAGGAAAGCACCGTCTCGCGCTCGGCGTCGCGAATCGGGGCGTACTTGAAACGGAGACCGAGATTCGAAAACCCGCTTCCGCCTGCCGCACCCGAGGCTCCGGTTCCCGAGTGCGCGGCGAGACCTGCGTCCGACGCCGCCCCCTCTTCGTCGGACTCCCCCAGGTCGAGCCAGGCCGCTTCGAGGCCGATGCTCGTCGACGTCGAAAGCCGCTTTTCGAAAGAAAAGCCCAGGGTGAAGTCGCTTCCCCCCGGGCGGTCGACGCGGAAGGGTTTGGCGAGAACGAACTCGTCCTTGGGGTTGGCGTCCTCGGTGACGAAGGGCTCGATGAAGCTGCGCTTTCCCACGCGGCCGTGGGCACCGGCCCGGTCGGGAAAACCGAGGAACAAACCCCAACAGAAAACCGCGCTCCAGAGAGCGCACACACGTACTCTGCGCATGAATTACCTCCTCTCGCGGGATCGGGGGGTGGGCGCACGCGCACCGCGACGCGGAGTGCGAGAGCGGCCCCGTCCCCATTCGTGCGAAGCGATGTTCCGACGTTCAGGAGAGGAGGCTCGTCTCCGGAGGGGGAGTCGGCGGAGGTGGCGCATCGACCCGCGGAATCGGGAAAGAGGCGACGATGAACGGACGAGACGGATCGGCTTCGGGTTCCACCTCGGCTCGGGGCAAGAGCATCTGCGGGCCGCGAGCGAGAGACCGATCGCCCGACTCCTTCTGGCACGAAGGCTTGGCGATCACGAGGCCCGATGTCTTCCGTTGGTGACAACGGAGGCGGCGGTGGGAGCGCCCGTGATCGTGCCCCGGACAGTGGCAGCGGTCGCGCGGGCAGCAACAGGCTTCGCGGGCCAGCGGCAGAAGGAGGGTAGGAACCGCGTGGGAGGTGTGCAGAAGGAGGGCAAAAGCCAGCAGCAAGGAACCGCAGAACTGCCGAGAGACTCGCGGGTGACCTTCTCGTTGCGCCTTGCGGGCCACGTTGGCTCTTTTCCGTCTCCCGCCCCTCGTGTCAACGCAAGGCCCGCGAGGCCCCCCGAACGCGATCGGAGGGCCACGCTCTGTCGTGGCCGGGTTCAATCGGAGGGACCCGCTCTGTCGGGTCCGTGTTCATGCGTGGTACGTCCGTCCCCCCCACCCCGGACGCGACGGAGCGCGTCCCTCCGGCGGGTGGATGCGAAACCCGCACACGTCGCGACGGAACGCGTCCCTCCGGGTGGCCGTGTTCGCTCATCGGACGCCACGCATCATTGCAAACGCAACGGACACGTTCGTACCCCCATCCCCCTGGACGCGATCGGAGGGCCACGCTCTGTCGGGTCCGTGTTCTTCGTCGTACGTCTGTCCCCCCAACCCGCCGGACGCGACGAGGTGCGTGTCTCCGCCACGGGTGCGCCTTTCGAAGGTGCGATCGGAGGACCACGCTCTGTCGTGAGCGGGTTCAATCGGAGGGACCCGCTCTGTCGGGTCCGTGTTCGTGCGTGGTACGTCCGTCCCCCCCACCCCGGACGCGACGGAGCGCGTCCCTCCGGCGGGTGGATGCGAAACCCGTACACGTCGCGACGGAGCGCGTCGCTCCGGGTGGCCGTGTTCGTCGATGGCTAGGACGTCGATCGCTGGATGCCGAGGCGCACGGGGGCTGCCTCTCGGTCGGACGCGACAGCGTGCGCGGCGCTCGTGGACACGGCCCGGGCCGCCTGTTACGAATGCATTTCGCCGCAAGATTCCATGGACAAGGTTTGGAACGTCCTATTCCTCTGCACGGGAAACTCGGCAAGGAGCATTTTCGCCGAGTCCATTCTCGCACGTTTCGGGGCGCAGCGATTTCGTGCCTTCAGCGCAGGAAGCCGACCGCGAGGCAAGGTTCACCCCATGACGCTCGAAATTCTCCGCGAGCGGGGGCATCCGACCGAAGCCCTGCGCAGCAAGAGCTGGGACGAGTTCACGGTCCCGGGCTCACCTCCGATCGACATCGTCGTCACCGTTTGCGACCAGGCAGCGCAGGAGCCGTGTCCGCTTTTCCCGGGGCGCGCCGTTCGCGCGCACTGGAGCATCGAGGACCCGGCGGCAACCGAAGGAACGCCCGACGAGGTGCGGGCTGCCTTCGCGCGCGCGTACGAGGAACTCGAACGTCGGGTCCGGAGGCTCGTGGAACTTCCGCTGGAAACCCTCTCGCCCGAGGAGGCGGGCCAAAGCATTTCTTCCATCCTCTGAGGCCGCCGGACGCGACGGAGCGCGCCCCTCCGGGTGGCCGTGTTCGCCGATGCCGTGGACGTCGATCCTGGAAGGCGAAACGGCGGCGTCGATTCCCCCGCCCCCTGGACGCGATCGGAGGGCCACGCTCTGTCGTGGCCGTGGCCGTGAACGGTACCGGCGGTCGTTGCCGACGTCCGACCGGCACATCCCCACCCCCCCGGACGCGACGGAGCGCGTCCCTCCGGCGGGGCATGCGAAGCGCGCACACGTCGCGACGGAACGCGTCCGTCCGGGTGGACGTGTTCGCTCATCGGACGCCGCGCGTCATTGCAAACGCGACGGACACGTTCGTACCCCCGCCCCCTGGACGCGATCGGAGGGCCACGCTCTGTCGTGGCCCGGTTCAATCGGAGGGACCCGCTCTGTCGGGTCCGTGTTCATGCGTGGCACGTCCGTCCCCCACCCCCCGGACGCGACGGAGCGCGTCCCTCCGGCGGGGCATGCGAAGCGCGCACACGTCGCGACGGAACGCGTCCGTCCGGGTGGACGTGTTCGCTCATCGGACGCCGCGCGTCATTGCAAACGCGACGGACACGTTCGTACCCCCGCCCCCTGGACGCGATCGGAGGGCCACGCTCTGTCGTGGCCGTGTCCGTGACGGACCGGCGGTCGTTGCCGACGTCCGCCGTCCATCCCCACCCCCCCGGACGCGACGGAGCGCGTCCCTCCGGCGGGGCATGCGAAGCGCGCACACGTCGCGACGGAACGCGTCCCGATGGCGGCAATCGCGGACGGCAGGGACGTCGATCGCCGCATGCGGACAGGCCTCGACGGGAGACTCACCCTCTCCTCCTGACAAGTGCCCACGTCTTGCTTGCCACGAGGCCAGGGAGTTAACTGGGTGAGCCCCACACATCCGGCAGAAACTCGAGGAGGAAACACCCATGCGCGAAGCCGTCATTGTCGATGCCGTCCGGACTCCACTCGGACGCGGGAAACCGACCGGTGCACTGCACAGCTGGCACCCGGTCGACCTCGCGGCTCACCTGCTCGAGGCGCTGGTGGAAAGGAACAGCCTCGATCCGGCCGACATCGAGGACGTGATCATGGGGTGCGTGACGCAGGTCGGCGAGCAAGGCGTGAACATCGGCCGCAACGCCGTCCTTGCCGCCGGCTTCCCCGAAAGCGTCTGCGGGACGACCGTCGACCGGCAGTGCGGCTCGAGCCAGCAGGCCATTCACTTCGCGGCCCAGGGCGTGCTCGCGGGCGCGTACGACATCGTGATCGCAGCCGGCGTGGAGTCGATGAGCCGACTTCCCATGGGCACGAGCATTGCCGTGGGCGGCGCTCCCTTCGGCCCTCGCATGATGAAGCGCTACCAGGAAGCCAACCTCTACGGAGTGGGCGGGATCGTGCCGCAGGGCATCTCCGCGGAAATCGTGGCGCAGAAGTGGAACCTTTCCCGGCGCGAACTCGACGAGTTCTCGCTCGGCTCCCACCAGAAAGCCGCTGCTGCCACGCGCAACGGATGGTTCGACAACGAGATCGTCCCGGTCGAGGTCAAGCACCCCGACGGAAAGACGGAAACGATCAAAACCGACGAGGGAATCCGTCCCGACACGAGCCTCGAAAAGCTCCTTTCCCTCAAGCCCGCTTTCAAGGAAGACGGCGTCATTACCGCGGGCAATTCGAGCCAGATCACGGACGGGGCCGCTGCGGTCCTCATCATGGAAAAGAAAAAGGCCCTCGACATGGGACTGCGACCCCGTGCCCGCTTTCACGCCTTCGCGCTCGGTGGCTGCGACCCCGTGATCATGCTCACGGCTCCCATCCCGGCCACGCGCAAGGTGCTCGAGAAAGCGGGGCTCACGATCCGCGACATGGACGCCATCGAGATCAACGAAGCCTTCGCGCCGGTGGTGCTCGCGTGGCAACGGGAACTCGACCCCGACATGGACAAGGTGAACGTACACGGCGGCGCCATCGCTCTCGGCCATCCGCTCGGGTGCAGCGGCGCCCGGCTCATGACCACGCTCTTGAACGTCCTCGAACGCACGGGCGGTCGGTGGGGGCTCCAGACCATGTGCGAAGGCGGCGGGATGGCCAACGCGACGATCATCGAGAGGCTCGACTGAGCCGGCGAATTCCGGAGTAGACCGCAGAGGCGGCCTTCCCGGAAGCGCTCGACCGGCGCTCCCCGCACTGCCGACCGCAGCTTCCGGGGCGAAAACCGAGAAAAGGTCCGCCACGCGGCTTTCCGGCTCCGGCGGGCAGACGAGGTCTTCGCGTTTTCTCCCGGGCGAGACCGCCTCTCGCGTTTTCCTTGACGCGGAGTCCGGAAAAGGCGAAACTTCCACGCGATGCCCGGCTCGAACGGCCAGCGGACGCTTCTGCGTGTCGTCGCAATTCTCGTGGGTCTCCGTGCCGTCACGAACTTTCTCAAGCCCTTCGGATGGGGCTCGGGAATCGTGATCCTGGGCAACCTGATCGGCGGCCCCGCGATGTACGTCCTCGCCCCCCTCGTCGGTCTCTTCATGCTGGTCTGGGCGTGGACTCTCTGGCGGGAGCACGGCCTCGCACTCCCCCTCGGCCTCGCCTACCTCGCCTTCGTCGCCGTCAACATCGTCGTTTTTCCGCTGGTGGAAGGGCTTCCGGGAAACGTCACGCCGTGGATGTACGGGGTCTACGCGGTGGTAGCGCTCGGAGTGCCCGGGCTCGGCGTCTGGGTACTCCTATCCGCCAGGCGGACCTGAAGGAGGCCCGGCCGGCACCCAACTCCGCCGCGCTTTTCTCGCCGCCGGTCGACGCGGCAAGGACCTCCGCATCCGGCGTTCCTTCCGTCCCGACCTGCCGCGGGGAGCGCATCGTTCGGTCGCTCCCGGGACATCCACCGCATACCTCCCGGAAACCTATGCCGGGCCTCCGAGCCCACGCCGGACCCCACCGGGCTTCGACTCTCTTGGCCTGCCCCGACCTTTTGCGAATAATGGTCTCGTGCCCCGCGCGAAGAAAACCTCGGCCGCGGAACTCCTCGAAGAGCTCCGGCGCGACCCGGCGCTCCGCGACGAGCTTTTGCGGCTTCTGGGAGACGGAGTTGCGACCAGAGCGGACCTAGGCCGGGTTTTCGACCGTCTCGGCGAGCACGCGACGATCCTCGAGCGCCTCGTCGAGGCGGTGAGCCTGCAGGGACGGCGGCTCGAAGAACTTACGCTCCAGGTCGCCGAGCAGGGCAAACGCCTCGAAGAACACTCCCGCGTCCTGCAAGAACACAGCCGGAGGCTCGAAGAACACTCCCGCATCCTGGAGGAACACAGCCGGCGGCTCGAAGAGCTCACTCAGCGACTCGAGGAACACAGCCGGCGACTCGAGGAGCTCGGCCAGCGACTCGAGGAACACAGCCGGCGACTCGAGGAGCTCGGCCGACGACTCGAAGAACTCACGCTCCAGGTTG
The sequence above is a segment of the Candidatus Binatia bacterium genome. Coding sequences within it:
- a CDS encoding ferredoxin, translating into MAESLGLRIQEEKFWDRQDLRAEIDRVFDICHGCRLCFKFCGSFPLMFEEIDAVTERRRKEYLEAHPEIVEAAEKKREEAARQGPREHDGERAEGFGDELPELQGHARDLTDEQIDRVVDLCFQCKLCYPNCPYTPPHEYAVDFPRLLLRWKAVRARERGIPLRSRLVRNTKLLGTLGSLAPGLARRSLSNPVVRLAMEKTLGIHRKKDLPRFHGETFERWWKRRGGSRPEEPAPLREGIETPTPLRVVFFATCLVNYHDPACGRAAVRVLEHNGVEVVYPPGQVCCGMPVIEGGDLERAADYGRHNLEALSEWVERGYEVVVPSPSCSLVLREEYPQLLGGEKADRIAGHTHDLCLYLYRIAREGRLKRDFRRKLDKIPYHVPCHLRAQNVGFRARDLLGLVAEEVVAIQECSGHDGTWSMQVEHFEDSLHWGRKLFDELRAAAGEKCTAACTDCALAGTQIRQATGLEPLHPVVVLAWAYGFEVGDVGKVLDSLAEAAARGEKPAS
- the fadA gene encoding acetyl-CoA acyltransferase; the protein is MREAVIVDAVRTPLGRGKPTGALHSWHPVDLAAHLLEALVERNSLDPADIEDVIMGCVTQVGEQGVNIGRNAVLAAGFPESVCGTTVDRQCGSSQQAIHFAAQGVLAGAYDIVIAAGVESMSRLPMGTSIAVGGAPFGPRMMKRYQEANLYGVGGIVPQGISAEIVAQKWNLSRRELDEFSLGSHQKAAAATRNGWFDNEIVPVEVKHPDGKTETIKTDEGIRPDTSLEKLLSLKPAFKEDGVITAGNSSQITDGAAAVLIMEKKKALDMGLRPRARFHAFALGGCDPVIMLTAPIPATRKVLEKAGLTIRDMDAIEINEAFAPVVLAWQRELDPDMDKVNVHGGAIALGHPLGCSGARLMTTLLNVLERTGGRWGLQTMCEGGGMANATIIERLD